From the Bacteroidota bacterium genome, one window contains:
- a CDS encoding T9SS type A sorting domain-containing protein, producing MYPHILQITRLRWLPIVVLFVISQNRLSAQTISTNCSGAQQITVGNCTSNQDVNDATVNDPSASGCLSGLSRDGWYYFVATSIKTTIYFNNNSNRDPLLAVYTGACGSLTLVGCANANGSSGDETISALTTTIGTTYRVRIARNSNGLGTLNGSLCVYNVPDVTSFSPSPICTGAQLTVTGTGFTGATGVSINGTAATSVTVVNSTTITCTVANASTSGTVAVTGPGGTGTSASSLTVNSTPVGSASPSTQTLCGSGTTAVNLNSTVAGTSFTWTVVQSNVSGAADCAGPCGTSIAEALANVNGTSSGTATYTVTPTTASCTGATFTATITVRPKPVVSASNTAPEICSASGPGVSLSSTVSGTSYAWTVSQSGVTGASNCSSSCGSTINQTLTASGIVAGTATYTVTPTANSCAGNTLTVSVTVNPKPVGSASPSTQSFCASGTTNINLNSTLSGTSFTWTVANTNATGGIACPSSCGTNIADAISSTGNTPGTVAYTITPATASCTGNNFTATMTVNPIPVGTATPSVKTICSATGPAIALSSTVSGTSYNWTVSLSGLTGGSNCVSSCGSSINQTLSTSAPVQGTATYTVTPTANGCSGNTFTADITVNPVPVAVVAPSSESICSGGTTGFALSSAVSGTNFTWTVTQTNVTGASSGSGTAIAQSLSTAVNIPTGTAVYTVTPTSGAGCTGSTITATATVLVTPGAVTASPAAITICPGGTTNLTAAGGSVTMNFTSGTGTSTTNGLTTGSSLGPNPMQNYYGGSKEQTMWRASELTALGLVNGSKINSITINLPSANTSYALLNYRVKYQLSSSIIALSTTPVTTGWQTIFGPQSVTPSVGLNTITFSSPITWDGTSALLLEFNFSNNNTGSLTTNTASFNTGIGYTATNFYRADNVTATAVDGFSGTMNYSYSSRNSVRFNVTQPVSYAWSPATGLNTSTGSSVNASPITNTTYTVSASLANGCSTSFESVVSINPDLVLTMSQTDNVCNGATLGTATVTPSGGDGSYVSYAWSDGQTTATATGLAAGTYSVTVTDGLGCTASGSVTILEPSALVATCSVVSTVSCNGLSDGSASVTASGGSAPYTGEGTFTGLAAGTYTYNISDANGCTASCSVTISEPAVLVANCSVVSNVSCNGGSDGSAVVSAIGGTSPYSGTGTFTGLAAGTYSYNITDANGCTASCSVTITEPAVLQATCTLVSDVSCNGGSDGSADVNVTGGTAPYTGAGLISGLSAGTHTLTVTDANGCSTSCTVIVSEPTALVATCSLVSDVSCHGGSDGSASVSASGGVGPYSGVGVMLGLSADTYTFTVTDANGCSASCTVTISQPAALVATCTVLTNVSCNGGTDGSASVSASGGVTPYSGEGTFTGLSAGTYSYTVTDANGCTASCSVTITEPAVLVASASVLTNETCIGSSDGSIDVTATGGTGPYTGTGVVNGLTAGTYSYTVTDANGCSTTASATIVTTGIVSSAASSINTSASIQCLGSQVTLTVVGGALGTAADWVWYEGGCAAGSPIGNGTSISVTIATLGIHTYFVRAEGLCGNSACVSATVTGINTLPSPIAILNAPASGCVGGTATITCATVPGATSYSWIAPAGVLINGQSGTVSSVSTTVTLSFTALPATGISGWNICVAGANPCGTSANTKCHWIRATISSPSVILGSTIGCPSTTLGYSVNPVDGAAQYVWTITGSASINGAGSTVTTTVPNVNVTFGGGFSSGQLCVYAKTSCGYAGSSRCMSITAAPALPGAISGSTTICPGTSSVYNISPVVGAASYIWTVSGAGLSIVGSGTSATVNATSAFTSGSVCVVAVSSCGSPLGNSAQRCKTIGTSKLPTPGNITGDPTTGVCGQTYQYSIPSLAGATLGYSWSLPSGVISLSPPTSNTITLQFPSNFVSGQLCVSGVNSCGNGYSRCVNLFGNPGTPGTISGSTDVCAGSTEVYSWPSVPGASFYQVFVPVGATVLTGTPTISTTAVILWGANAGSIGVKATNGCGNSGTRTLPVVMSCRLAQTVTTSNTMETKVYPNPAHGLFNVSFNASSAQDVNMKVMDQTGRIIKSMIINASSGINVQQIDVEDLSAGLYMVILESPESGINKYPLLLQ from the coding sequence ATGTACCCCCACATTCTACAAATTACACGATTACGTTGGTTGCCCATCGTAGTTTTATTCGTTATCAGTCAGAATCGACTGTCAGCGCAAACAATCTCCACCAACTGTTCCGGTGCACAACAAATCACTGTTGGTAACTGTACATCCAACCAGGATGTTAACGATGCAACGGTAAATGATCCAAGTGCCTCCGGATGTCTTTCCGGTCTTTCCAGGGATGGCTGGTATTATTTTGTTGCAACGAGTATCAAAACAACGATCTATTTTAATAACAACTCAAACCGGGATCCGTTGCTTGCTGTTTATACAGGCGCTTGTGGATCTTTGACATTGGTCGGATGTGCTAATGCCAACGGATCTTCTGGAGATGAAACAATTTCTGCCTTAACCACTACAATCGGTACAACCTATCGTGTACGTATAGCACGAAACAGTAATGGTCTCGGTACTCTTAATGGTTCATTGTGTGTTTACAATGTTCCTGATGTTACAAGCTTCAGCCCGTCTCCAATCTGTACCGGTGCTCAGTTAACTGTTACTGGAACAGGTTTTACAGGTGCAACAGGGGTTAGCATCAATGGTACTGCTGCAACAAGTGTTACAGTTGTCAATTCGACGACGATTACATGTACTGTTGCGAACGCATCAACATCCGGTACCGTTGCTGTGACAGGCCCCGGTGGAACTGGTACCAGTGCTTCTTCACTCACTGTTAATTCCACTCCTGTTGGATCTGCTTCTCCTTCTACCCAAACACTTTGCGGAAGCGGAACAACTGCAGTCAATTTGAACAGTACCGTCGCTGGTACTTCTTTCACCTGGACAGTTGTGCAATCGAATGTCAGCGGAGCCGCTGATTGTGCTGGACCATGTGGAACAAGTATTGCTGAGGCTCTGGCAAATGTGAACGGCACAAGCAGCGGAACAGCTACATATACTGTTACTCCAACAACAGCATCCTGTACAGGTGCAACATTCACCGCAACAATCACAGTGCGTCCGAAACCTGTGGTTTCAGCAAGCAATACTGCACCTGAAATTTGTAGTGCAAGTGGACCAGGTGTTAGTCTTAGCAGTACTGTTTCAGGAACAAGCTATGCATGGACTGTTTCACAAAGTGGAGTTACGGGAGCAAGCAATTGTAGTTCTTCTTGTGGATCAACCATTAACCAGACATTAACCGCAAGCGGAATTGTTGCTGGTACAGCTACATATACAGTAACCCCAACAGCAAACAGCTGCGCAGGAAATACACTAACTGTATCTGTAACTGTAAATCCTAAACCCGTTGGTTCTGCTTCTCCATCAACACAATCATTTTGTGCATCAGGGACAACGAATATAAACCTGAATAGTACTTTATCAGGAACATCATTTACATGGACAGTTGCAAATACAAATGCAACAGGAGGGATTGCCTGCCCATCCTCTTGTGGAACAAATATTGCCGATGCGATCAGTTCCACCGGTAATACTCCCGGAACTGTGGCCTATACAATCACACCGGCAACTGCTTCTTGTACAGGAAATAATTTCACGGCAACAATGACCGTAAATCCGATTCCTGTTGGAACCGCGACACCTTCGGTAAAGACAATTTGCTCAGCAACGGGACCTGCAATTGCTCTGAGCAGTACGGTTAGTGGTACATCCTACAACTGGACTGTTTCATTGAGTGGTCTGACAGGAGGAAGTAATTGTGTGTCATCTTGTGGCTCTTCTATCAATCAAACACTTTCAACAAGTGCACCTGTTCAGGGTACTGCAACATATACGGTAACACCTACTGCAAATGGATGTTCAGGAAATACATTCACTGCCGACATTACCGTAAACCCGGTTCCTGTAGCGGTTGTAGCACCTTCATCTGAATCGATCTGCAGTGGCGGCACAACAGGTTTTGCTCTGTCAAGTGCAGTATCCGGAACGAATTTTACATGGACCGTCACTCAAACGAATGTTACAGGTGCAAGTTCAGGATCAGGAACAGCAATTGCTCAAAGTCTTTCAACAGCGGTCAACATTCCAACCGGAACTGCAGTGTACACTGTAACTCCAACTTCCGGTGCAGGATGTACCGGAAGCACAATTACGGCTACTGCAACCGTACTTGTAACTCCTGGTGCAGTTACAGCTTCTCCGGCGGCTATTACTATTTGCCCGGGAGGAACCACGAATCTTACCGCTGCAGGTGGAAGTGTAACCATGAACTTCACCTCCGGTACAGGAACTTCAACAACTAACGGATTGACCACGGGCTCTTCACTTGGACCTAATCCAATGCAGAATTATTATGGCGGAAGCAAGGAGCAAACGATGTGGAGAGCATCTGAATTAACTGCTCTGGGACTGGTGAATGGATCTAAAATTAATTCGATCACTATCAATCTTCCTTCTGCGAATACATCTTATGCATTGTTGAACTATAGGGTGAAATACCAATTGTCAAGTTCAATAATAGCCTTGTCTACAACACCTGTCACAACAGGATGGCAAACAATTTTTGGCCCTCAGTCGGTCACACCTTCTGTAGGCCTGAATACTATTACCTTCAGTTCTCCTATTACTTGGGACGGTACCAGTGCCCTGCTGCTTGAATTTAATTTTAGCAATAATAATACTGGAAGCTTAACGACGAACACTGCATCTTTTAATACAGGTATTGGATATACGGCTACCAACTTCTATCGTGCTGATAACGTCACTGCTACTGCTGTTGATGGGTTTTCCGGAACAATGAACTACTCCTATTCTTCCCGAAACAGCGTTCGCTTCAATGTGACTCAGCCGGTTTCTTACGCTTGGTCTCCTGCAACCGGACTGAATACCTCAACAGGTTCTTCAGTGAATGCTTCTCCGATTACAAATACAACTTATACAGTTTCAGCTTCTTTGGCAAATGGATGTTCTACATCCTTCGAATCAGTTGTGTCAATCAACCCGGATCTTGTGTTGACAATGAGTCAAACGGATAATGTATGTAATGGCGCAACCCTTGGAACTGCAACGGTAACTCCTTCAGGTGGTGATGGTTCATATGTATCCTACGCCTGGTCTGATGGACAAACAACAGCGACTGCCACAGGTCTAGCCGCAGGAACTTATTCTGTTACTGTTACTGATGGACTGGGATGCACAGCGAGTGGGTCAGTTACAATTCTTGAACCTTCCGCACTTGTCGCGACATGTTCTGTTGTTTCAACTGTTTCCTGCAATGGATTGTCTGATGGTTCAGCAAGCGTAACAGCGTCCGGTGGTAGCGCTCCTTATACCGGAGAAGGAACATTTACAGGACTTGCTGCTGGTACCTATACTTATAATATTTCTGATGCCAATGGATGCACAGCATCCTGTTCCGTTACTATTTCAGAACCTGCTGTACTTGTGGCGAATTGTTCTGTTGTATCAAATGTATCCTGCAATGGAGGAAGTGACGGGTCGGCTGTAGTTTCTGCAATTGGCGGTACTTCGCCGTACTCAGGCACCGGAACATTCACCGGACTTGCTGCGGGTACATATTCATATAATATCACTGATGCAAACGGATGCACTGCATCTTGTTCAGTTACCATCACTGAACCTGCAGTACTTCAGGCAACATGTACATTGGTTTCTGATGTTTCCTGTAACGGTGGTTCAGATGGTTCTGCTGACGTGAATGTTACAGGAGGAACTGCGCCTTATACAGGTGCCGGGTTAATTTCCGGTCTCAGTGCGGGTACACATACATTAACAGTAACTGATGCGAACGGATGCTCAACCAGCTGTACTGTTATCGTTTCAGAACCAACAGCCCTTGTAGCAACTTGCTCACTTGTTTCAGATGTTTCCTGCCATGGTGGTAGTGATGGATCAGCTTCGGTAAGTGCGTCAGGCGGAGTTGGCCCTTATAGCGGGGTTGGAGTCATGCTCGGTCTTTCCGCGGATACCTATACATTCACCGTTACTGATGCGAATGGTTGCTCGGCTTCCTGTACAGTAACTATTTCTCAACCTGCTGCTTTGGTAGCAACCTGCACTGTCCTTACAAATGTTTCCTGTAATGGTGGTACAGACGGATCTGCTTCTGTAAGTGCATCCGGTGGTGTTACTCCATACAGCGGTGAGGGAACCTTCACTGGACTTTCAGCCGGTACTTATTCCTATACTGTAACAGATGCTAATGGATGTACCGCTTCTTGTTCTGTAACAATTACAGAGCCTGCAGTTCTTGTTGCCTCAGCTTCTGTATTGACCAATGAAACTTGTATCGGTTCTTCTGATGGAAGTATCGATGTAACTGCCACTGGCGGTACAGGTCCTTATACAGGAACCGGAGTTGTTAACGGATTAACCGCAGGTACTTATTCCTATACTGTAACCGATGCGAATGGATGTTCAACAACAGCTTCAGCAACAATTGTTACAACAGGTATTGTGTCCTCTGCAGCCTCTTCAATCAATACTTCCGCATCTATTCAATGCCTTGGCTCTCAGGTTACGCTTACTGTCGTAGGTGGAGCACTTGGAACTGCTGCTGACTGGGTTTGGTATGAAGGAGGATGTGCGGCCGGTTCACCAATCGGAAATGGCACTTCCATTTCAGTAACTATCGCAACTCTTGGAATACATACATACTTTGTGAGAGCAGAGGGTCTCTGCGGAAATTCAGCATGTGTATCTGCAACTGTTACGGGAATAAATACTTTGCCTTCTCCAATTGCGATTCTTAACGCGCCTGCAAGCGGGTGTGTTGGTGGAACCGCAACCATTACCTGTGCCACTGTACCTGGTGCCACTTCTTATAGTTGGATAGCTCCGGCAGGTGTACTTATCAATGGGCAGTCCGGAACTGTCAGCTCTGTCTCAACAACTGTCACACTTAGTTTTACAGCACTTCCTGCAACAGGAATATCAGGTTGGAATATATGTGTAGCAGGGGCGAATCCTTGCGGTACCAGCGCCAATACAAAATGTCACTGGATTCGTGCAACAATTTCTTCTCCATCTGTAATTCTTGGATCAACGATCGGCTGTCCATCTACAACATTAGGATATAGTGTGAACCCGGTAGACGGTGCCGCGCAATATGTTTGGACTATTACCGGTAGCGCGTCCATCAATGGTGCAGGCTCAACGGTTACTACAACGGTTCCAAACGTCAATGTTACATTTGGTGGCGGATTCTCTTCAGGTCAACTCTGTGTGTATGCAAAAACATCCTGTGGTTATGCAGGAAGCAGCAGATGCATGAGTATCACAGCAGCGCCTGCTTTACCGGGAGCAATCAGTGGCTCTACTACCATTTGCCCGGGTACATCTTCTGTCTATAATATTTCCCCTGTCGTTGGAGCGGCTTCTTACATTTGGACCGTTTCCGGTGCAGGTCTTTCCATCGTTGGATCAGGAACAAGTGCAACTGTAAATGCTACTTCCGCGTTCACATCCGGTAGTGTATGTGTTGTTGCTGTTAGCTCTTGCGGTTCACCGCTCGGTAATAGTGCTCAACGTTGTAAAACAATTGGCACAAGCAAATTGCCAACTCCTGGAAATATTACCGGTGATCCTACAACCGGTGTATGCGGACAAACTTATCAATACAGCATTCCTTCATTGGCTGGTGCGACTTTAGGTTATTCCTGGAGCCTCCCTTCCGGTGTAATCTCTTTGAGTCCGCCTACGTCCAACACCATCACCTTGCAATTCCCTTCAAATTTCGTTTCCGGACAATTGTGCGTTAGCGGAGTGAATAGTTGTGGTAACGGTTACAGTCGTTGTGTAAACCTCTTCGGTAACCCGGGTACACCCGGAACCATCAGTGGTTCAACAGATGTTTGTGCAGGTTCAACAGAAGTATACAGCTGGCCGTCTGTTCCTGGTGCTTCTTTCTATCAGGTATTTGTGCCGGTTGGAGCCACAGTTCTTACAGGAACACCAACAATTAGTACTACTGCAGTAATTCTGTGGGGTGCAAATGCAGGTAGCATCGGTGTGAAAGCTACCAATGGATGTGGAAACTCTGGTACAAGAACTTTACCTGTAGTGATGTCCTGCCGTCTTGCACAAACTGTGACTACTTCAAATACAATGGAAACGAAAGTTTATCCGAATCCGGCGCATGGTTTATTCAATGTTAGTTTCAATGCTTCCAGCGCACAGGATGTGAATATGAAAGTTATGGATCAGACAGGAAGAATTATCAAATCAATGATTATTAACGCTTCGTCCGGAATTAACGTACAGCAAATTGATGTTGAAGATCTGTCAGCAGGTTTGTATATGGTGATTTTGGAAAGTCCTGAATCCGGAATTAACAAATATCCATTACTCTTGCAATAA